AGCCCGCGCGATTCGGCGATCGGTACACGCTGATCGAGCGCGTCGCGGTGGGCGGTATGGCCGAGATCTACCGCGCGCGGCAGGACGCGATCGCCGGCTTCGAAAAAGACGTGGTGATCAAGCGGCTCAAGCCGGAACTGGCTGGGGACGATCGCGTCGTCGATATGTTCCTCGACGAGGCGCGGATCAGCGCGGTCCTCAACCACCCGAACGTCGTGCACGTCTACGACGTCGGGGAGGCCGGTGGCACGCCCTACATCGCGATGGAGTACATCGCGGGCGAGGAACTCACCGACCTGTGCCGGCGCGGGCTCCAGCTCGGCCGGTTCCTGCCGCTGCCGCACGCGGTCGAGCTGATGCGGCAGGCGGCGCGCGGCCTCGGCTACATCCACGCCAAACGCGGCAAGGATGGCGAGCCGCTCGACATCGTCCACTGCGACATTTCGCCGACCAACTTGCTCGTCACCGAGGACGGCGAACTCAAGATCATCGACTTCGGCATTGCGCGGTCGCGCCATCAGCGCGCGCGGGACGCCGCGATCTTGCCGGGCAAGCTCAGCTACATGTCGCCCGAGCAGGCGAGCCGCGGTCCGGTGGATCATCGATCGGACATCTTCTCGCTCGGCGTGGTCCTGTACGAGATCACCCTCGGCCGGCGGCTGTTCAAGGGGAAGGCGAGCGACGTCGTCCAGCGGCTGCGCGAGGGCGACATTCCGCCGCCGACGTTCGTACGCCGCGACTACCCGGGGCCGCTCGAGGCGGTGGTCATGCGCGCCCTCGAGCGGCATCCGGAGGACCGCTACGAGACGGCGTACGACATGGCCGACGAGCTGTCGGAGTTTTTGCGCGAGGCGGACCTGCGAACCGGGCCGCTGCGGATCGCGCGCTACCTCGACCAGCTCGCGGC
The Deltaproteobacteria bacterium DNA segment above includes these coding regions:
- a CDS encoding serine/threonine protein kinase; amino-acid sequence: MDVAGRRRAAAGRGADAGGALGGRARGGAAREVAMTPQALVEPARFGDRYTLIERVAVGGMAEIYRARQDAIAGFEKDVVIKRLKPELAGDDRVVDMFLDEARISAVLNHPNVVHVYDVGEAGGTPYIAMEYIAGEELTDLCRRGLQLGRFLPLPHAVELMRQAARGLGYIHAKRGKDGEPLDIVHCDISPTNLLVTEDGELKIIDFGIARSRHQRARDAAILPGKLSYMSPEQASRGPVDHRSDIFSLGVVLYEITLGRRLFKGKASDVVQRLREGDIPPPTFVRRDYPGPLEAVVMRALERHPEDRYETAYDMADELSEFLREADLRTGPLRIARYLDQLAAAAGGARRAELVAEAERRAAEAEDELDFDRGLFDGFRGAEGGSAEAAAEWDEVDEDTREIAAALGVAPDQLDRGGARVEALSAGRSGRIDGAAADAGGAAADAGGEGGAGAGGAS